One genomic region from Arthrobacter sp. FB24 encodes:
- a CDS encoding helix-turn-helix transcriptional regulator → MNPEEASRPGLPASGRAGWTFLTNHGHVLLAVAADPEMRVADIADRVGITPRAALQILKDLESGGYLHRTRVGRRTFYNIEPHQHFRHPTEAAREIDGLIRLFSDPAP, encoded by the coding sequence GTGAATCCGGAGGAAGCATCCCGCCCCGGCCTGCCCGCTTCCGGGCGGGCCGGGTGGACCTTCCTCACCAACCACGGGCACGTGCTGCTGGCCGTGGCGGCGGACCCCGAAATGCGTGTGGCGGACATCGCCGACCGGGTGGGCATCACGCCGCGGGCGGCCCTCCAGATCCTCAAAGACCTTGAAAGCGGCGGATACCTGCACCGCACCCGGGTGGGACGCCGCACCTTCTACAACATTGAACCGCATCAGCATTTCCGGCATCCCACCGAGGCAGCACGCGAAATCGACGGGCTGATCCGCCTGTTCTCCGATCCGGCGCCGTAA
- a CDS encoding TerC family protein — MNVPLWAWLAVLGFIVLMLAVDLFAHRKAHVIGVREAALWSAVWVAFGVGFGALVWRIYGAEFGQQYFAGYLIEKSLAVDNVFIWAIIFTYFAVPREYQHRVLFFGVLGALVFRGIFIAAGSAIIASAGWVLYLFAAFLLYTGYQMIRHRNEHLDPEKSKALALFRRRVPMTEDFHGQRFLIRKRGALLATPLLAVLVLVEVTDIIFAVDSIPAIFAVTDEVFLVFTANAFAILGLRAMYFLLADLIHRFIYLKIGLALVLIWVGIKMLLKIDIYYIPTPVSLAVIATILGVSIAASLWVTRGQARHALPAPQNPPFGTASAEEIEALEPLWRRPGKKSVRT; from the coding sequence ATGAACGTTCCCCTATGGGCCTGGTTGGCCGTCCTTGGCTTCATTGTCCTTATGCTGGCTGTGGACCTTTTCGCGCACCGCAAGGCACATGTGATCGGTGTCCGGGAGGCGGCCCTGTGGTCGGCTGTCTGGGTTGCCTTCGGAGTTGGTTTCGGTGCGCTGGTATGGCGGATCTACGGGGCCGAGTTCGGCCAGCAGTACTTCGCCGGATACCTGATCGAGAAGTCCCTGGCCGTGGACAACGTGTTCATCTGGGCCATCATCTTCACGTACTTCGCGGTGCCCCGGGAGTACCAGCACCGCGTCCTGTTCTTCGGTGTGCTGGGCGCGCTGGTGTTCCGCGGCATCTTCATCGCGGCCGGCTCCGCGATCATCGCCAGCGCCGGATGGGTGCTGTACCTCTTCGCGGCCTTCCTGCTCTACACCGGCTACCAGATGATCCGCCACCGCAACGAGCACCTGGACCCGGAGAAATCCAAGGCGCTGGCGCTCTTCCGCCGGCGGGTGCCCATGACCGAGGACTTCCACGGCCAGCGGTTCCTGATCCGCAAGCGCGGCGCCCTCCTCGCCACCCCGTTGCTGGCCGTCCTGGTGCTGGTTGAAGTCACCGACATCATCTTCGCGGTTGACTCCATTCCGGCAATCTTCGCGGTCACCGACGAAGTATTCCTCGTCTTCACCGCCAACGCCTTCGCCATCCTGGGACTCCGGGCCATGTACTTCCTCCTGGCCGACCTGATCCACCGGTTCATCTACCTCAAGATCGGCCTGGCACTCGTCCTGATCTGGGTCGGCATCAAGATGCTCCTCAAGATCGACATCTACTACATCCCCACCCCGGTGTCGCTCGCCGTCATCGCCACAATCCTCGGCGTATCCATCGCGGCAAGCCTCTGGGTCACCCGCGGGCAGGCACGTCACGCGCTCCCCGCGCCGCAGAACCCGCCCTTCGGAACCGCCTCAGCCGAGGAGATCGAAGCGCTGGAACCGTTGTGGCGGCGTCCCGGTAAGAAATCGGTCCGGACGTGA
- a CDS encoding TspO/MBR family protein: MLLNVEQSAPGTPAPGTRPRRRQIAALLGFLAASCAVSLLGSLPIRMNSAWYAAADKAPWTPPGWMFGSVWLVLYAAMAVAAWLVWRQQRHPRRPALKVYGSLLLLNLSWPLMFFGMYPMMGTAALWLALLVIAAHAVIATLAVLHFGPISTTAGVLMLPYVSWLVFSGSLNLYAALNN, translated from the coding sequence GTGCTCTTGAACGTTGAACAAAGCGCCCCGGGCACTCCCGCCCCCGGCACACGGCCGCGGAGGCGGCAGATCGCGGCCCTCCTCGGTTTCTTGGCGGCGTCCTGTGCGGTGTCGCTGCTGGGCTCCCTGCCGATCAGGATGAACAGTGCCTGGTACGCGGCCGCGGACAAGGCACCGTGGACCCCGCCGGGGTGGATGTTCGGCTCGGTCTGGCTGGTGCTATATGCCGCCATGGCGGTGGCGGCATGGCTGGTGTGGCGTCAGCAGCGGCACCCGCGCCGGCCGGCGCTCAAGGTCTATGGCAGCCTGCTGCTGCTGAACCTGTCGTGGCCGCTGATGTTTTTCGGCATGTATCCGATGATGGGCACCGCAGCCCTGTGGCTGGCGCTGCTGGTGATCGCGGCGCACGCGGTGATTGCGACCCTCGCCGTGCTGCACTTCGGGCCGATCAGTACGACGGCGGGGGTACTGATGCTGCCCTACGTTTCGTGGCTGGTGTTCTCGGGCAGCCTGAACCTGTACGCGGCCCTGAACAACTAG
- a CDS encoding VOC family protein produces the protein MALQLVQVNFKARDDAAIGRFWAEALGWGVSSEGPGVTNVEPVGFVWPDPVAVCVDVVTVPDPETVNYRAHLDLATASAAHQAELVARLKELGATPADVGQGDVPWTAMADPEGNLFRVLEPRSIYRDTGPIAAVVVNCADPRAMARFWGEAMDWTLHEVTDDHARLRSAKGVGPYLEFLREPVLKTLCGRVHLDLMPYPGDDQAAEVARLRALGATDADVGQGDVPWACLADSEGNEFCVLAPR, from the coding sequence ATGGCATTGCAACTCGTTCAGGTGAATTTCAAGGCTCGGGATGACGCAGCGATCGGCCGGTTCTGGGCGGAGGCACTCGGCTGGGGTGTTTCCAGCGAGGGACCCGGCGTGACCAATGTTGAACCCGTGGGCTTCGTCTGGCCGGACCCCGTCGCCGTCTGCGTGGATGTGGTCACCGTCCCGGACCCCGAAACGGTCAACTACCGCGCGCACCTCGATCTCGCCACCGCCTCCGCGGCCCACCAGGCGGAGCTGGTGGCCCGGCTGAAGGAGCTCGGTGCGACGCCCGCCGACGTGGGCCAGGGTGATGTGCCGTGGACGGCCATGGCCGACCCGGAGGGCAACCTGTTCCGCGTGCTGGAACCCCGGTCGATCTACCGGGACACCGGGCCGATAGCCGCCGTGGTGGTCAACTGCGCGGACCCGCGGGCCATGGCCCGGTTCTGGGGCGAGGCGATGGACTGGACCCTGCATGAGGTGACCGACGATCACGCCAGGCTGCGATCCGCCAAGGGTGTGGGGCCGTATCTTGAGTTCCTTCGCGAGCCAGTTTTGAAGACCCTCTGCGGCCGCGTCCATCTGGACCTGATGCCGTACCCCGGTGATGACCAAGCGGCCGAGGTGGCCCGGCTGCGGGCTCTGGGCGCCACTGACGCCGACGTCGGCCAGGGCGATGTGCCGTGGGCGTGCCTCGCCGACTCAGAGGGCAACGAATTCTGCGTCCTCGCTCCGCGGTGA
- a CDS encoding type I restriction endonuclease — protein sequence MEFAEKLSALAAKVRQQRGVIQTEEATKNAFVMPFISTILGYDVFNPMEVVPEFIADVGLKKGEKIDYAIVKDGEVQILIECKKSTEPVKIEHASQLFRYFAVTNARIAILTNGEVYQFFTDLDAPNRMDEKPFLVLDLSDIDESLIPELQKLSKDVFDLDSIISAAGELKYIGELKRTLAAQFKEPEDEWVKFLTGRVYPGPYTQKVREQFTALVTKASKQFLNDQVNERLKKALGAPSFPQADDATAAATVTSAPVAEADLAEADGLETTLEEIEGYQIVRAIVCSEVKPARVVQRDAKSYFAVLLDDNNRKPIARLHFNRTQKYIGIFDVNKEETRVPISSLEEIYEHTEALRASVKSYL from the coding sequence ATGGAGTTTGCAGAAAAACTTTCGGCTCTGGCAGCAAAGGTGCGTCAGCAGCGAGGTGTGATCCAAACTGAGGAGGCTACAAAGAACGCCTTTGTCATGCCCTTCATTTCCACAATTCTTGGTTACGACGTCTTCAATCCCATGGAGGTCGTTCCAGAGTTCATCGCGGATGTAGGTCTCAAGAAGGGCGAGAAGATCGACTACGCCATCGTTAAGGACGGCGAAGTCCAGATCCTGATCGAGTGCAAAAAGTCCACGGAACCAGTGAAGATCGAGCACGCCTCGCAGCTTTTTCGGTACTTTGCCGTCACGAACGCCAGAATCGCTATCCTGACCAACGGCGAGGTGTACCAGTTCTTCACGGACCTCGATGCACCGAACCGCATGGACGAAAAGCCGTTTCTCGTCCTCGATTTAAGCGACATTGATGAGTCCCTCATCCCGGAACTGCAGAAGCTATCCAAGGACGTCTTTGATCTCGATTCAATCATCAGTGCCGCTGGTGAACTGAAATACATCGGTGAACTCAAGAGGACTTTGGCGGCTCAATTCAAGGAGCCGGAGGATGAGTGGGTCAAGTTCCTCACTGGTCGCGTTTATCCGGGCCCTTACACTCAGAAAGTCCGTGAACAATTCACAGCCTTGGTAACCAAGGCGTCCAAACAGTTCCTGAACGACCAGGTGAACGAGCGCCTAAAGAAAGCCCTCGGCGCCCCCAGCTTCCCACAAGCCGACGACGCCACGGCGGCGGCCACCGTCACAAGCGCCCCTGTCGCCGAAGCCGACCTGGCCGAAGCGGATGGTTTGGAAACAACACTGGAGGAAATCGAGGGCTACCAGATCGTCCGGGCAATCGTCTGCAGCGAAGTGAAGCCCGCTCGCGTGGTTCAGAGGGACGCCAAGTCCTATTTCGCAGTGCTGCTGGACGACAACAACCGCAAGCCGATTGCGCGCCTGCACTTCAACCGTACGCAGAAGTACATCGGAATCTTTGACGTCAACAAAGAAGAGACGCGCGTGCCCATCAGCTCGCTGGAAGAAATCTACGAGCACACGGAAGCCCTTCGGGCGAGTGTGAAGAGCTACCTGTGA
- a CDS encoding GOLPH3/VPS74 family protein, whose product MNAETPNAAELSLPQAFLLLATNDNNGKPEVPVFALRTTVAGAILAELALLGAIELQGKHVRATGTVPQTDFQDELELIRGKSRARTPKWWVSVLDSRAEVQGVYEGMASAGIVEHVGEKHLGRFRAVRYPHKDHAAEEVLLKKIEAALSGAPSNLEVPEAGVTEAGAPDAAAAEAGVSGEGAPDAAKPAAKPESKGPDLRTTVLIALLQAAGLLGKLFPAADLTRANELARDYWPTRAVEDELRLIRLAEEEAATL is encoded by the coding sequence ATGAACGCTGAAACACCGAACGCAGCGGAGTTGAGTCTTCCCCAGGCCTTCCTCCTTCTGGCAACGAACGACAACAACGGCAAACCTGAAGTGCCGGTGTTCGCACTCAGGACCACTGTGGCAGGGGCAATATTGGCCGAGCTGGCGCTGCTCGGTGCGATCGAGCTGCAGGGGAAGCACGTCAGGGCCACCGGGACTGTCCCGCAAACGGACTTCCAGGACGAGCTGGAACTCATCCGCGGCAAATCCCGTGCCCGCACTCCCAAGTGGTGGGTCTCCGTACTGGACAGCCGCGCCGAAGTGCAGGGTGTGTACGAGGGAATGGCGTCGGCGGGCATCGTGGAGCACGTCGGTGAAAAGCATCTGGGCCGGTTCCGGGCCGTACGATACCCGCACAAGGACCACGCTGCGGAGGAGGTGCTCCTGAAAAAGATCGAAGCGGCACTCAGTGGTGCGCCGTCCAATCTCGAGGTTCCTGAGGCGGGGGTTACCGAGGCAGGGGCGCCTGATGCAGCGGCGGCTGAGGCCGGGGTTTCCGGGGAAGGGGCGCCTGATGCTGCGAAACCTGCCGCGAAACCTGAGTCCAAAGGGCCCGATCTCCGGACCACGGTGCTGATCGCCCTGCTTCAGGCGGCCGGACTGCTCGGCAAGCTCTTCCCGGCAGCAGACCTAACCCGGGCAAATGAGCTGGCCAGGGACTATTGGCCCACCCGTGCCGTGGAGGACGAACTCCGCCTGATCAGACTGGCGGAGGAAGAAGCCGCAACCTTGTAG
- a CDS encoding CBU_0592 family membrane protein, whose amino-acid sequence MELLWEIAGWSGAVLILSAYLSVSMGWLKAGKRFQVANLIGACAFIVNGAVHEAWPSVVTNIAWCLISAIAILRMRATHDSPVDAVEAPQVQFPGVPDTTGQIAVVEAITSAVHGDVAERAAECHASLRDGWTADSAHLSSTAGTR is encoded by the coding sequence ATGGAACTGCTGTGGGAAATCGCAGGTTGGTCGGGGGCAGTTCTGATCCTGTCGGCATACCTGTCCGTCTCCATGGGCTGGTTGAAGGCCGGCAAGCGCTTCCAGGTGGCCAACCTCATCGGTGCATGTGCCTTCATCGTCAATGGTGCGGTCCACGAAGCGTGGCCTTCCGTGGTCACGAACATTGCCTGGTGCCTTATTTCCGCCATCGCGATTCTTCGCATGCGTGCCACGCACGATTCGCCGGTGGACGCGGTTGAGGCGCCGCAGGTGCAATTTCCGGGCGTCCCCGACACGACCGGACAGATCGCTGTTGTCGAGGCAATTACGTCTGCGGTTCACGGCGACGTCGCCGAACGTGCGGCCGAGTGCCACGCCAGCCTGCGTGACGGGTGGACAGCGGACTCCGCGCACCTGAGCAGCACTGCCGGGACTCGCTGA
- a CDS encoding LysR family transcriptional regulator translates to MDIDPRRLRVLLAIARTGGVLAAADELGLTPSAVSQQLTKLEDETGHALVVRTPKGSVLTPAGLAVAEAGEEIERALSVARARIEGGAKVAGVVRVGGFTSFVRTVVIPRLPGWRTQYPQLEIRIFEDDFPALMRLLRQRQLDAVVVELDSTTAEQRSLSAGMIEEPLLDEPWKLVVPSGALLTTENVDLAGLPFPWLGVEPSAANAAVLGRLRQSTGARMETVHQYQDTLTALALVAAGEGIAIAPTLALSGVRHDGVDVLDVPGLGTRRIVLRRFDRRRSANMPVDTVARLLRESAAAFDTRSTS, encoded by the coding sequence ATGGACATCGATCCGCGCCGGTTGCGCGTGCTTCTTGCAATTGCTCGTACGGGCGGCGTGCTGGCCGCAGCGGACGAGCTGGGACTTACGCCCTCGGCCGTCTCACAGCAGCTCACCAAATTGGAGGACGAGACGGGGCACGCCTTGGTGGTGCGCACGCCCAAGGGTTCGGTTTTGACACCCGCCGGCCTGGCAGTTGCCGAAGCAGGCGAGGAGATTGAACGCGCCCTCAGTGTTGCTCGCGCCCGAATCGAAGGCGGGGCCAAGGTCGCAGGAGTCGTGCGCGTGGGCGGGTTCACCAGCTTTGTTCGGACGGTGGTGATCCCGCGCCTGCCCGGCTGGCGCACCCAGTACCCGCAATTGGAGATCAGGATCTTTGAGGACGACTTCCCTGCCTTGATGCGGCTGCTACGTCAGCGCCAGCTCGACGCCGTCGTGGTCGAGCTCGACTCTACGACCGCCGAGCAACGTTCACTGTCCGCCGGAATGATTGAAGAGCCCCTCCTTGACGAACCATGGAAGCTGGTGGTTCCGTCGGGTGCACTGCTCACCACCGAGAACGTTGATCTTGCCGGGCTGCCCTTTCCGTGGCTCGGCGTCGAGCCGTCCGCGGCCAACGCGGCGGTGCTCGGTCGCCTTCGCCAGTCAACGGGTGCCCGGATGGAGACGGTCCATCAGTACCAGGACACGCTTACCGCCCTCGCGCTCGTGGCCGCGGGCGAGGGTATTGCGATCGCACCCACCCTGGCATTGAGCGGCGTCCGCCATGACGGGGTGGATGTCCTGGACGTCCCCGGATTGGGCACGCGACGTATCGTCCTGCGACGGTTCGACCGGCGGCGGTCAGCCAACATGCCCGTGGACACAGTCGCGCGCCTCCTGCGGGAATCGGCGGCAGCGTTCGATACCCGGTCCACATCCTGA
- a CDS encoding ATP-binding cassette domain-containing protein has protein sequence MTFRPAPLRAGAALAVVFIVARVIYRVLFNGAGIAEPVLLDLPAIRLPAPYAHVVLLGPVTAPGLWAAVLSALPIAGMFLGFGLLNAWVDVARGFVHLARRGPMQGLARTLVVAWAALPALSDAVTSVRLAFRLRGERFGPRALVPVLERTLEHAARVAAALELRGFGSRAAPQPGSGTETPLFVRNAEFRIGDAQVRVTEFTPSSGSMTVITGPTGSGKSTILRGIAGLLSHVDGGEITGTVRVAGADRSATPPRDTARLVGVVLQNPRAAFATTRVRDEIALALELRGMASGAAKARVLEIAESIGVSALLDRNVSTLSAGEATLVAIAAAVVEQPALLLVDEPLADLDTAARGHVIAVLHALARDAGVCVIVAEHRAEPLVPVADSWWTIDDGDLVPGAAPSPPPRLVDAGPMPAEPADFAPVLTATQLAVHRKGTPLVRDASLTLHRGEVVALVGPNGAGKSSLLVALALGEGMVSEGTGSAGKRDVGTVDGGKADGGRVALVPDASDDLFTRDTVAGELRAAERRLARRKNGGQPAPGFAASRLARLRGDVTIPIGQEHPRDLSAGERRILAIVLQTMDDPRVLLIDEPTRGLDPAARTAVSAALRAAADSGAAVLIATHDLDFAHSLGARILPMHDGVAPSSAAADVPEPPLPLPRTAGAGPRPEVIEPDSKGAKRRRRIRMPRGIELAVLAAANLLALAAFCWPLLAAAFPEDAAAALPYAALAIAPIAVVAIVVSLDGSVRSAHTVALLGVLAAVGSAVRVASTGVGGVEAVFILLILAGRAFGPRFGMLLGAATIALSSALWGGIGPWTPFQIFACAWVGAGAGLLPRRVRGKAELWMLCGYGVVASYLFGLLTNLWFWPFAVGAGTGISYVPGAPLGTNLSSFLLYSLLTSTAGWDTLRAITTIVGIAVVGRAILAALRRVKPVSGAVPGPGGQAVQAQSAQAKSTQSEDRLHIGV, from the coding sequence ATGACCTTCCGACCCGCGCCGCTACGTGCAGGGGCGGCCCTCGCCGTCGTCTTCATCGTGGCGCGGGTCATCTACCGCGTCCTTTTCAACGGGGCAGGCATCGCCGAGCCGGTTCTGCTCGACCTGCCGGCGATTCGGCTGCCTGCCCCGTACGCCCATGTGGTCCTCCTCGGCCCGGTCACGGCGCCCGGACTGTGGGCGGCGGTCCTGTCCGCCCTGCCGATTGCAGGAATGTTCCTTGGTTTCGGCCTGCTCAACGCCTGGGTGGACGTGGCCCGCGGCTTTGTGCACCTGGCCCGCCGCGGCCCCATGCAGGGCTTGGCCCGGACGCTTGTGGTGGCCTGGGCGGCACTCCCCGCGCTTTCCGACGCCGTGACCTCCGTGCGCCTGGCATTCCGGTTGCGGGGCGAACGCTTCGGGCCCCGAGCCCTTGTTCCCGTGCTGGAGCGCACCCTTGAGCACGCGGCCCGGGTTGCCGCGGCCCTGGAGCTGCGTGGATTCGGGAGCCGGGCGGCACCCCAGCCCGGCAGCGGTACCGAAACACCGCTTTTCGTCCGGAATGCCGAGTTCCGCATTGGTGACGCGCAGGTGCGCGTCACGGAATTCACGCCGTCTAGCGGGTCCATGACGGTGATCACCGGGCCCACGGGCTCCGGCAAGTCCACTATCCTGCGAGGTATCGCGGGCCTCCTCTCCCACGTTGACGGCGGAGAAATTACCGGGACCGTGCGCGTCGCCGGAGCGGACCGTTCCGCCACGCCGCCGCGCGATACCGCCCGCCTCGTCGGCGTCGTATTGCAGAATCCCCGCGCCGCATTCGCCACCACCCGGGTCCGGGACGAAATCGCCCTGGCCCTTGAGCTGCGCGGCATGGCATCCGGTGCCGCCAAGGCCCGGGTGCTGGAGATTGCGGAGAGCATTGGAGTCTCGGCCCTGCTGGACCGGAATGTCAGCACCCTCTCGGCGGGCGAGGCGACGCTCGTTGCCATCGCCGCTGCCGTGGTGGAGCAGCCTGCCCTCCTCCTGGTTGATGAGCCCCTGGCCGACCTTGACACCGCAGCACGCGGACACGTCATCGCGGTGCTTCACGCCCTCGCCCGGGACGCCGGTGTCTGCGTCATCGTGGCGGAGCACCGAGCGGAGCCGCTCGTCCCGGTCGCCGATTCGTGGTGGACTATCGACGACGGCGACCTGGTGCCGGGTGCCGCACCATCCCCGCCGCCGCGCCTTGTCGACGCCGGTCCAATGCCGGCAGAGCCTGCGGACTTCGCGCCCGTACTGACGGCGACACAGCTTGCGGTGCACCGCAAGGGCACGCCGCTGGTGCGCGACGCATCCCTGACCCTGCACCGCGGTGAAGTGGTGGCCCTGGTGGGGCCGAACGGGGCCGGGAAGTCGTCCCTCCTGGTGGCGCTAGCCCTTGGTGAGGGCATGGTGAGTGAAGGAACTGGCAGTGCAGGAAAGCGCGACGTCGGCACGGTGGACGGCGGAAAGGCCGACGGCGGGCGCGTCGCCCTGGTCCCGGACGCCTCGGACGACCTCTTCACGCGGGATACCGTCGCCGGCGAGCTCCGCGCGGCAGAGCGCCGCCTTGCGCGCCGAAAGAACGGCGGACAGCCCGCGCCCGGCTTTGCGGCGTCGCGCCTGGCCCGTCTGCGGGGCGACGTCACGATCCCCATTGGCCAGGAGCATCCGCGGGACCTCTCTGCGGGGGAACGCAGGATCCTGGCGATCGTGCTCCAGACCATGGACGACCCCCGGGTGCTCCTGATCGATGAGCCGACCCGCGGACTGGATCCCGCGGCGCGCACGGCAGTCTCGGCGGCGCTCCGGGCTGCAGCGGATTCCGGTGCGGCGGTCCTGATCGCCACGCACGACCTCGACTTTGCCCACAGCCTTGGCGCCCGGATCCTCCCGATGCATGACGGCGTCGCGCCCTCCTCTGCGGCAGCCGATGTACCTGAACCGCCCCTTCCGCTCCCCCGGACGGCGGGCGCCGGACCAAGGCCGGAGGTCATCGAACCAGACTCGAAGGGCGCAAAAAGACGGCGCCGCATCCGGATGCCACGGGGCATCGAGCTCGCCGTCCTCGCAGCTGCAAACCTTCTGGCCCTCGCAGCATTCTGCTGGCCGCTGCTCGCCGCGGCCTTCCCCGAGGATGCCGCCGCGGCACTCCCCTATGCGGCGCTGGCCATTGCGCCGATCGCCGTCGTCGCCATTGTCGTGTCCCTTGACGGCTCGGTCCGCTCCGCACACACGGTGGCGCTGCTCGGCGTCCTGGCGGCAGTAGGTTCGGCGGTCCGGGTGGCCAGCACCGGCGTCGGGGGTGTAGAGGCAGTCTTTATCCTGCTGATCCTGGCCGGCCGGGCCTTCGGCCCCCGTTTCGGCATGCTCCTCGGCGCCGCCACCATCGCCCTCTCCAGCGCCCTGTGGGGTGGCATCGGGCCGTGGACGCCGTTCCAGATCTTTGCGTGTGCGTGGGTGGGCGCCGGGGCCGGCCTGCTCCCCCGCCGGGTGCGGGGCAAAGCCGAGCTGTGGATGTTGTGCGGCTACGGAGTCGTGGCGTCCTACCTGTTCGGCCTGCTGACCAACCTGTGGTTCTGGCCCTTCGCGGTGGGCGCCGGCACCGGCATCTCCTACGTGCCCGGCGCACCGCTGGGCACCAACCTCAGCAGCTTCCTGCTCTACTCGCTGTTGACGTCGACGGCGGGCTGGGACACCCTGCGTGCCATCACCACCATCGTCGGAATCGCCGTGGTGGGGCGAGCCATTCTCGCCGCGCTCCGGCGGGTGAAGCCGGTCTCCGGCGCGGTTCCTGGACCCGGCGGGCAGGCCGTGCAGGCTCAATCCGCCCAGGCTAAATCCACCCAGTCCGAGGACCGGCTACACATTGGAGTTTGA
- a CDS encoding alpha/beta fold hydrolase: protein MKEGVAAVIGRNNVTISGRDDGPVMMFAHGFGCDQAMWRKLLPYFVDDYRLVLFDHVGAGHSDISAYDWEKYGSLNGYASDLLEICAALDLEDVILVGHSVSTMIAVIAAVQDPNRFSHLVLLAPSPRHTDDPYDGYVGGFSREDIEGLLASLDSDYFAWAAALAPMVMGNPQEPELAEDLRVSFCRTNPTIARHFAGVTFFSDTRPELKKLRTSCLILQCSDDRLAPPEVGAYLHKNLEHSTLVQLQATGHCPHVSAPEETARAILHYLDTHS from the coding sequence GTGAAAGAAGGAGTTGCTGCGGTAATAGGCCGGAACAACGTCACCATATCGGGCCGGGATGACGGGCCTGTGATGATGTTTGCCCACGGTTTCGGCTGCGATCAGGCTATGTGGCGGAAGCTGCTGCCCTATTTCGTTGATGACTACCGGCTGGTGCTTTTTGACCATGTTGGTGCAGGACACTCTGACATCAGCGCCTATGACTGGGAGAAGTACGGGTCCCTCAACGGGTACGCTTCGGACCTGCTGGAGATTTGCGCCGCTCTTGACCTTGAGGATGTCATCCTGGTGGGCCACAGTGTCAGCACGATGATTGCCGTGATCGCCGCTGTGCAGGACCCCAACCGTTTCTCCCACCTGGTTCTGCTTGCTCCTTCGCCCCGTCATACGGATGACCCGTACGACGGCTACGTGGGCGGCTTTTCGCGGGAAGACATCGAGGGCCTGCTGGCATCTCTGGACAGCGATTATTTCGCGTGGGCCGCGGCCTTGGCCCCCATGGTTATGGGCAACCCGCAGGAGCCTGAACTAGCGGAGGACCTGCGTGTCAGCTTCTGCCGGACGAATCCGACCATCGCACGGCACTTCGCCGGGGTAACTTTCTTTTCCGACACCCGCCCTGAACTGAAAAAGTTGCGCACCAGCTGCCTGATCCTGCAGTGCTCCGACGATCGGCTTGCCCCGCCGGAAGTGGGCGCCTACCTGCACAAGAATCTGGAACACAGCACCCTGGTGCAGCTCCAGGCCACCGGGCACTGCCCCCACGTCAGCGCCCCGGAGGAAACAGCCCGGGCAATTCTGCACTACCTCGACACCCACTCCTGA